Proteins encoded in a region of the Macrobrachium nipponense isolate FS-2020 chromosome 39, ASM1510439v2, whole genome shotgun sequence genome:
- the LOC135210025 gene encoding U6 snRNA-associated Sm-like protein LSm4 encodes MLPLSLLKTAQNHPMLVELKNGETYNGNLVSCDNWMNINLKDVICTSRDGDKFWRMPECYIRGSTIKYLRLPDEVIDLVKEEVIARGRGRGETRGRGGPGRGRGGPGRGFGGRGRGGPGGRGGPGRGGMKKKEGFK; translated from the exons CTACCCTTGTCTCTACTGAAAACGGCTCAAAACCATCCTATGTTGGTGGAACTTAAGAATGGCGAGACTTATAATGGCAACTTAGTGTCTTGTGATAACTGGATGAATATTAATCTAAAAGATGTCATCTGTACATCTAGG gATGGTGACAAATTTTGGAGGATGCCAGAGTGTTATATACGAGGGTCTACAATAAAATATTTGAGATTGCCTGATGAAGTAATAGATTTGGTAAAAGAGGAGGTAATTGCAAGAGGCCGTGGACGAGGTGAAACCAGAGGTCGTGGTGGTCCTGGACGAGGTCGCGGAGGCCCAGGAAGGG GTTTTGGTGGACGGGGCCGTGGTGGTCCTGGTGGCAGAGGTGGACCAGGACGAGGTGGTATGAAAAAGAAGGAAGGTTTTAAATAG